CCGCCCGGCATGTCATGAGCGACGATCGCGTGCATGCGGGCGAGCTGCGAGATCCCACCGCGTCGCTTCGTCCGCCGGTCGGGAAGCTGCCGGCGCGCGTCGCCGCGGTCGCGTGCATCGGCGGACTCGGCGCCGCGACGTGGCTCCACGCCGCCGGGCCTCCCGGGCCGGGCGGCGTGCCGTCGTCGATGGCCTTCCTCGCGAGCCTCGCGCTCTGCGTGCTCGCGACGACGGTCACCGTGTCGCTTCGATGGGCCCGCTGGCACTTCCTCGTCCGGCACTACACCGTGCAGCTCGCCACCCGCGACAGCGTCGCCGTGTACCTCGCGACGCTGCCGGCGCTGGTGACGCCGCTCTGCGTCGGCGAGCTCCTGCGCGTTCCGCTGATCCGCAAGCGGTTCCGAACGCCGGCCGCGTATCTTGCGCGGATCTGGCTGGCCGAGCGGGCGCTCGACGTCGGCGTGCTTCTCGGCGCGCTCCTCGCGGTCGCATCGCCCCCCGGCGGCGGCGTCTTCGGGCTGGTGTTCACGGCCGTGGTGCTCGCGTTCGCGCGCCGCGAGCACGGGCGGCGCGGCGCGAGCGCGGCGCCGTGGGTTGCGGCATTCGCGCTCGCGATCACGGCCGCCGCATGGAGCCTTCCGATCGTCGCGTTCGCGCTGACGCTCCGCATGATGGAGGCGCCGATCGAATGCGGCGCGGCCGTCCGCGCGTTCGTCCACGGGACCCTGCTCGGCGGCGCCGGCGGATTTCCGCTCGACGGGCTCCTCGCCGGCGCGGCCATGCCCGCAGCGCTCGCGCGCGCCGGCGTTCCCGCGGATGCCGGCATGCCGGCCCTCGCCGTGTACCGCGCCGGGACGGCCTGGTTCGTCGTGCTCCTCGGCCTTGCGTCGATCGTCGCCTTCCGGCGTCGCCTGATCCGCCTCGCGCGCGGCGAGGCCGGCGCCCATTTCGACGAGATCGCCGCCGAGTACGAGGAAGAGATCCCCGTCCACGTGCGAGCCCGTCTCCTTGGCAAGAAGGTCGACGTCATGGACGACACGCTCGCGTCCCGTGGCGTTGCACGCGGGGCGCACGGGCTCGACCTCGGGTGCGGGCAGGGATGGTACCTCACCGAGATGTGCGCCCGCGGCTACACGGTCGACGGCACCGACTACTCGACCGGCCAGCTCGCGAAGGTGCGCTCCCAGGTGGACGAGGAGACGCGGCGCCGGATCCTCCTCGTCCGCGCCGACGCCCAGGCGCTGCCGTTCGCAGATGCGAGCTACGCGTTCGTCTACGGCATCAACGCGATCCACCACCTGCTCTCGGAGGACGCCCAGCGGCGCGCGCTGCGAGAGATCGTGCGTGTGCTGCGGCCGGGCGGCGTGTTCCTCCTGCACGAGATCAACACGATCAATCCCCTGTTCCGCGGGTACATGGGCTACCTCTTCCCGCTGCTCAAGAAGATCGACGAGGGCCACGAGCGGTGGGTCGTTCCCGACGCGCTTCCCGCCGTCGCGGGAGCGCGCTGGACGAGCGAGGTCCGCTACTTCACGTTCCTTCCGGACTTCGTGCCCGCGCCGCTGCTGCGGGTGCTCGCGACCCTCGAGGGGACACTCGAGCGCTCGCGCTTCCGGAGATTCAGCGCGCACTACCAGGCCTGTCTCGTGAAAGACGGAGCCGCGGGCGCGACGCCACCGCCGCCGGAGCGGCGCGGATCGGAGACGTAGGCCCGCTGCGCTCTCCGCGAGCGCTCGCGGAAGTTGCACGGAATTTTCCGTTGACAGTCGCGCGGCGCGCGCACTAGGCCTGTACGGGCGTGGCAGCGCGTACCCCGGCGGGCTGCATGCCGTGTCGTGCCGTGTCTCTTCCGCCCGGGGCTCGAGCCATGAAAGGGAGCATCGGATGCGCGGTCGGAACGGTCGGAGCCTGAGCCTCGTCGTGTCGGCAGTCGTCGTCGTTCTCGCTGTCGCGGCGCCCGTGCGGGCACACGACGGCGCGAACGACCAGCTCATCCCGGGCGGCGGCAGCGAAGCCACCGACTGCATGGTCCAGTTCTTCGGCGGCGACCTGAACTATCCTCCGGCGCCGAAGGTGGCGAAGGAGTGGCGCTGCTACGACGGCGAGGAGACCTGCGACCAAGGTCCGGCCGGCGACGGCACGTGCGCGTTCGCGGTCGGCGTCTGCCTGAACGGCGGCGGACATCCGGAGTGCACGCCGAGCGACGTGGCGTCGGTCACGGTCAAGAACAAGCCCGTCGGCGATCCCATACAGCAACGACTGGGACCATCCGGTGCAGCTCGGCTTCTCGCCGGCGCTGTGGGTGCCGCAGGGCGACGTCATCCGGTACACGTGCCAGCACGACAACGGTTTCTCGAATCCGGCGCTCGTGAGGCGCAATCAGTTCGGGCAGGCGGCGCCGCTCAAGTTCGGAACCAGCGCCGACGAGGAGATGTGCATCATGCCGGGCCTGTACTTCATCCCCGACGCGCCGGGAGACTGCGCATTGCCCTGACGTATTTTGACGGATCCTTCCTCTCTTTCGTGGGCCGACCTGCGCCGTTCCGGTGCAGGTGAAATCGCCCGGCGCACGGGAGACCGCGAAACGGCGTCCGGGCGCGCACGTATTGCTTGGTGGATCGTGCGCCCTGTGGCATGACGGCACCGCCGTCATCGCCCGCTGCACGAGCTCCAGAATGTCCGCCGCCGCCGTTCGCTCGCCACGTGATAGCCAGAGCTACCTCGAGCTCGCGCTCGAAGCGTCGGGCGCCGCCACGTGGTCGTGGGACGTCGCCAGCAACGTCAGCGAGTGGGACGCGCGGTTTCACGAGCTCTACGGTTTCACCGCCGGCGAGCCGGCGAGCTACGAGGGGTGGCTGGCGCGTAT
Above is a genomic segment from Deltaproteobacteria bacterium containing:
- a CDS encoding methyltransferase domain-containing protein, with product MSDDRVHAGELRDPTASLRPPVGKLPARVAAVACIGGLGAATWLHAAGPPGPGGVPSSMAFLASLALCVLATTVTVSLRWARWHFLVRHYTVQLATRDSVAVYLATLPALVTPLCVGELLRVPLIRKRFRTPAAYLARIWLAERALDVGVLLGALLAVASPPGGGVFGLVFTAVVLAFARREHGRRGASAAPWVAAFALAITAAAWSLPIVAFALTLRMMEAPIECGAAVRAFVHGTLLGGAGGFPLDGLLAGAAMPAALARAGVPADAGMPALAVYRAGTAWFVVLLGLASIVAFRRRLIRLARGEAGAHFDEIAAEYEEEIPVHVRARLLGKKVDVMDDTLASRGVARGAHGLDLGCGQGWYLTEMCARGYTVDGTDYSTGQLAKVRSQVDEETRRRILLVRADAQALPFADASYAFVYGINAIHHLLSEDAQRRALREIVRVLRPGGVFLLHEINTINPLFRGYMGYLFPLLKKIDEGHERWVVPDALPAVAGARWTSEVRYFTFLPDFVPAPLLRVLATLEGTLERSRFRRFSAHYQACLVKDGAAGATPPPPERRGSET